The DNA window CCGCACGCTCGGCGAGGACGGGCACTCGTCCACGCCGGTGCTCGGCCCGGCGCTCGACGGCAAGGACTTCGCCGCGATCCGGGCCACCCCGGAGAGCACCGCCTGGCACGGCGACCCGACCTGGGACCACGCCGTCGGCCCGCTGCAGTTCATCCCGTCGACCTGGGAGACCTGGGGCTCCGACGGTGACGGTGACGGCGTCGCCGACCCCAACGACCTCGACGACGCGGCGTTCGCCGCCGCCCGCTACCTCTGCGCGGACGGTCACGACCTGACCACCGGCGCCGGCTGGGCCGACGCGGTCTTCGGCTACAACCACGCCCAGTCCTACGTCGACGCGGTCTACGCCGCCGCCTCGGCGTACGCCGACCGGACGAGCTAGCCGCCTTCGCCCGTACGGCGATTCGCCACCCGGCACGGGCAGCGGTCGACCCGGCTACCTCTCCGCGACCGCCGCGGTCTCCGCACGCGCCGGCACGCGGCTCCCGGAGCTGAGCGTGATGGCTACCTCCGGGGAGGAGCCACCTCAGATCGAGTGCAACGAGGACGCGGCCTCGGGCGAGGAGGACGACTGACCCCCTCGGGTGGTGTCCGTCCTCTTGCTGGGCGGAGACCATCCGTACTCGTGGGCGAGATTGACGGCACCCAGCCACGACGCGACCTGCAGCTTGTGCAGCGCCGAGTTCACCAGGCCGTGCACGACTCCCGGTGACCGAACCGGGGGTGTCCGGGCGATGTCGTGCACGAGCTCGCCCGCCATCAGCCGGCCGAGCACCCACGCCTCGTCAGGGGAGAGCAGGGCGAACCGGGCCTCGAGCTCGCGCTCGCGGCGAGCACGGTCGTCGACCTCGCGCTGCAGCTCGGAGCGCTGGGTCTCCGTCATCACCGGTTCGCCGGCAGCCAGCCGACTGACGGCGGCGACGACGTCGGAGAGCGGAAGCGTCTTCTGGACCACGCCGATGGCGCCCAGCTCCAGGCACCTCGCCCACTCGAGGTGGTCGTCGGAGGCGGTCAGCACCGCGACGCGTACTCCTTGTCCGACCAGCTGCTCGAGCAGGTCGAGAGCAGACCGGCGGTGGGTGAGGTCCAGGTCGAGGACGGCCGCGCTCGGCGCCGCACGGTCCCCGACGACCCAGGGCATCCCGGCCCGGGTCGCCTCGTCCGCCGGCAGCCAGTCGACGCTGTGGCCCGCCAAGGAAAGAGCGGTGCGCAGCGACTCGGCGAACAACGTGGGGTCGTCGACGATGACGAGGTCAGTGGGCAAGGAGCGCCGCTTCCTGGGGGAGGCCCGGCTGGTCGACGGTGCTGAGCCTGATCACGAAGGCGGCGCCGGGGGCGTGCTCGGGGTCGAGCTCCAAGGAGATGCCGCGCCGGGCCAGCACCTCGTGGGCCATCGCCAGGCCGACTCCCTGGCCGGACGAGCCCGGTTGGCTGTAGCCCCAGTCGAAGATCCGGGTGCGCAGCTCCTCGGGGATGCCGGGGCCGGCGTCGGCGACGACGAGATCGACCGTGCCTCCGTCGCGCCGGGTGAAGATCCGGACCGGCGAACCCGGCGCGTGCTCGGCGGCGTTGTGCAGGAGGATGTTCAAGACCTCGGTCAGCTCGTCCGCGTCGGCCGCCACCCGGAGGTCGCACGGCTCCCACTTCACCTGCTGCCCCTGGACGGTGTGCGTCATCAGCAGGGGGCGCAGGATCTGGTCGAGGTCGACGGTCTGCGTGGACTGCCTCGGACCGGCGTGCACGAGCCGCTGGAGCCGGGCCGTCTCCTGGGCGAGCATCTCGGCGAGGTACTCCCGGTGCTGACGGGTGAGGCGGTCCTCGTGCCGGATCAGGTCGGTGGCGGAGGCGATGCCCGCGATCGTGCCCTTGACCTCGTGGAGCTGCTCCACCCCCTCCCGGGCGTGGTCGCGAAGGGTGCGCAGCTGGTGCTGGAGCTCGACGACGGCGTCGTGGTCGTCACGGACCGCCTGCCAGAGGAGGTCGAGGGACGTGGACATCACCAGCACGCAGGTGGTCAGCGCGGCGACGATCGCGATGACCGACCAGCCGGCGCTGTCGGTCAGTCCCATCGCCCCTACGACGCCGGCGACCGACCACAGGACGACCGCGGGCGCGAGCCGCCGTCGGGCCGAGGTGGGCAGGCAGGACTGCCGCCAGACGGCGACGGCGAGCACGATGCCGATCAGCAGCAGCACCGCGCTCCCGAACCGGATCGCCGGTGCGGCGAGCTGCAACGTCCCGGGCAGGGCCTCCTCGGCCTCCCGGAGCACGATCAGCGCGATCCCGAACCCGACGCCCAGCGGGAAGGGAGAGATCGTGACCTGGTGTGCGTCGGCGATGCTGACGAGCAGCAGCATCGCCGCGCCGAGAGCGATCGCCGACCACAGCAGCATCGGGTCCGACATCCCCTTGGTGCCGGGCGTCACGATTACGGGAAAGCCCTGGGTCCCGACCATCGTCATGGCGGCCGCGAACCAGGCGACGCCGGTCCGGTGGTAGATGCGGCACGCGACGCAGAGGAAGACCGCACTCGCGAGCGCGGCCGGGATCAGGAACTGGCTCGCGGCGGTCGCAGCCTGGCTCCAGGTCCGCGCACCGGCGCCGGCACCGGCACCGGTCAGCATGATGCTCGCGTACGTCGCCGTCACCAGCAGACCCACCAACCCGGCGCTTCCCGTTGCTGGTCGCCCTGCCCAGAGTGGTCTGTCCATCCCCGGTCCCCGATCCCCGATCCCCGTCTCGGGGAGAGTGCTCGCCCCCGAGTGTCTCCACCCGCTGACCCGATCGCGGGTGCGGGATGCCGTAAGTCCGTCGGCTCCCTACCACCTTCCTAGCCCGCGGTCCTGACGAGGGCGAGCGATGACGGAAACCATGCCGAATTTTGGGGATACGGACGCAAATGTCGACGTCACACGTCCGATTCGGCCCGAACTTCTCCCGCGCACGAGGGGGGCTCACCAGCCGCAGTCACCCACCTGATGCCGAGTCGTGAGCGACAACTCAAAGAGAGGACGGCGACGACCATGTGGGGGAACATGGCACCGCCGAGTGGGGCTCTCCCTCCCAGTGCTGCGGCTGGTGAGCAGCACAGCTCCCACCTGCTCGTCCAGCATCCGCCATGTCCGCACGTCTGTGCATCATCAAATTGAAGCAACGACGGT is part of the Nocardioides conyzicola genome and encodes:
- a CDS encoding response regulator, whose amino-acid sequence is MPTDLVIVDDPTLFAESLRTALSLAGHSVDWLPADEATRAGMPWVVGDRAAPSAAVLDLDLTHRRSALDLLEQLVGQGVRVAVLTASDDHLEWARCLELGAIGVVQKTLPLSDVVAAVSRLAAGEPVMTETQRSELQREVDDRARRERELEARFALLSPDEAWVLGRLMAGELVHDIARTPPVRSPGVVHGLVNSALHKLQVASWLGAVNLAHEYGWSPPSKRTDTTRGGQSSSSPEAASSLHSI
- a CDS encoding lytic murein transglycosylase, producing MSPLRIISTLASALAIVAGLGFVLSQTLLAPAPLVVSQQQPQYVQAPSPDTKLAKQPDAPAAPTKVDPAWVTKMAGRAGIPAPAVRAYANAQLAERRGCEVGWTTLAGIGWVESQHGTIGGRTLGEDGHSSTPVLGPALDGKDFAAIRATPESTAWHGDPTWDHAVGPLQFIPSTWETWGSDGDGDGVADPNDLDDAAFAAARYLCADGHDLTTGAGWADAVFGYNHAQSYVDAVYAAASAYADRTS
- a CDS encoding sensor histidine kinase is translated as MTATYASIMLTGAGAGAGARTWSQAATAASQFLIPAALASAVFLCVACRIYHRTGVAWFAAAMTMVGTQGFPVIVTPGTKGMSDPMLLWSAIALGAAMLLLVSIADAHQVTISPFPLGVGFGIALIVLREAEEALPGTLQLAAPAIRFGSAVLLLIGIVLAVAVWRQSCLPTSARRRLAPAVVLWSVAGVVGAMGLTDSAGWSVIAIVAALTTCVLVMSTSLDLLWQAVRDDHDAVVELQHQLRTLRDHAREGVEQLHEVKGTIAGIASATDLIRHEDRLTRQHREYLAEMLAQETARLQRLVHAGPRQSTQTVDLDQILRPLLMTHTVQGQQVKWEPCDLRVAADADELTEVLNILLHNAAEHAPGSPVRIFTRRDGGTVDLVVADAGPGIPEELRTRIFDWGYSQPGSSGQGVGLAMAHEVLARRGISLELDPEHAPGAAFVIRLSTVDQPGLPQEAALLAH